The DNA sequence CTTGATGCCAATTCGCACCAATTTGTTTCCGGGATTTATAGTATGTATTCAGATTTGATAGATGACAAAGGTATGAAGATCTGTAGCCAGATTTTTCCAATTGTGAATGGTGTTGCAGCAGGGAAATTCAATATTTCCGATTCTGTGAAAGCAGGAGAGTATGTAGTGCGGGCTTTTACTGATCTACAAAAAGACCTAGCGTGAGTTTATCACGAGATAAAGTCTAAAACGCTATAACTATCAGGGACACATAAAGATAGGCCTCATTTA is a window from the Bacteroidales bacterium genome containing:
- a CDS encoding MG2 domain-containing protein, which encodes MKTFSKYIIIVLNISLLPKTLHSQDSIQFRKLYLHTDRDIYFPGDSIWFKGYYLDANSHQFVSGIYSMYSDLIDDKGMKICSQIFPIVNGVAAGKFNISDSVKAGEYVVRAFTDLQKDLA